A single region of the Duganella sp. BuS-21 genome encodes:
- a CDS encoding polyamine ABC transporter substrate-binding protein, producing MQRSLAALASAVALTVAAALPASAQQEEKVLNIYNWSDYIAEDTIKNFEKETGIKVRYDLFDSNEVLHAKLAAGKTGYDIVVPSSNWARLQIDGGLLRELDKSKLPNLANMDPQLQALIARLDPGNKHLVTWLWGYTTLGINVEKVKAALGAMPMPDNAWDLFFDPKYVSKLKSCGVSVLDSPSEILPPALQYINKPGFSKNASDYQDAGRLLQSIRPYVTLFSSSGYINDLANGSLCLSLGWSGDINIARQRAIDAKNGNNIVALVPKTSATLLFDTMAIPTDAPHPNNAHLWINYIMRPEVHAGLTNKVFYANPNAAALKLVKKELAENKTIYLSDEDKKRMTVPEPYSSDTRRVMTRVYTKFKTGL from the coding sequence ATGCAGCGCAGCCTGGCCGCGCTGGCGTCAGCAGTAGCCCTTACCGTAGCAGCTGCGCTTCCTGCCTCGGCGCAGCAAGAAGAAAAAGTCCTCAACATCTACAACTGGTCGGACTACATCGCCGAGGACACCATCAAGAACTTCGAAAAAGAGACGGGCATCAAAGTTCGCTACGATCTGTTCGACAGCAACGAAGTACTGCATGCCAAACTGGCCGCCGGCAAGACTGGCTACGACATCGTCGTACCTTCTTCCAACTGGGCGCGTTTGCAAATCGATGGCGGCTTGCTGCGCGAACTGGACAAGAGCAAGCTACCCAACCTGGCCAATATGGATCCGCAGCTGCAAGCCTTGATAGCGCGGCTCGATCCGGGCAACAAGCATCTGGTGACGTGGTTGTGGGGCTATACCACCTTGGGCATCAATGTCGAGAAGGTCAAGGCTGCGTTGGGGGCGATGCCGATGCCCGATAACGCCTGGGATCTGTTCTTCGATCCGAAGTATGTCTCCAAGCTGAAGTCCTGCGGGGTGTCGGTGCTCGATTCGCCATCGGAAATTTTGCCGCCGGCGCTACAGTACATCAACAAACCTGGATTCTCCAAGAACGCATCGGACTACCAGGATGCCGGCCGCCTGCTGCAATCGATCCGCCCTTACGTGACCTTGTTCTCTTCCTCCGGCTACATCAACGATCTGGCGAATGGCTCGCTGTGCTTGTCGCTCGGCTGGTCGGGCGACATCAACATCGCGCGCCAGCGCGCCATCGACGCCAAGAACGGCAACAACATCGTCGCGCTGGTGCCCAAGACCAGCGCCACACTGCTGTTCGATACCATGGCAATTCCGACCGATGCGCCGCATCCGAACAATGCGCACCTGTGGATCAACTACATCATGCGTCCCGAGGTGCATGCCGGCCTGACCAACAAGGTGTTCTACGCCAATCCGAACGCCGCCGCGCTCAAGCTGGTCAAGAAAGAGCTGGCAGAGAACAAGACCATCTACCTCAGCGACGAAGACAAGAAGCGCATGACCGTACCTGAGCCCTACAGCTCCGATACGCGCCGCGTCATGACCCGCGTCTACACCAAGTTCAAAACCGGCCTGTAA
- a CDS encoding aspartate aminotransferase family protein: MHPFTDHKALGEKGARVMVRGDGIYLWDSQGKKILDGMSGLWCVNVGYGRTSISEAVYRQMETLPFYNSFFNTTNLPAVQLATKLAQISPPQFNHVYFTGSGSEGNDTNLRMVRRYWDVLGYKERHTIISRHNAYHGSTVAGASLGGMDGMHAQGGLPIPGVVHIGQPNYLEAGRGMSEDEFGIEAASWLEKKILEVGADKVAAFIGEPVQGAGGVIIPPATYWPEIQRICDKYGILLIADEVICGFGRLGKWFASELFGIKPDLITFAKGVTSGYVPLGGVLVGDRVAKVLIEQGGEFNHGFTYSGHPVACAAALENIRILEEEKLVERVANETGPYLKRRFAELADHPLVGYADSCGFVAGLNLVRSKGATVHDNVAFDDSLAVGMVCRGYMFNNGMIMRAVGDRMIIAPPLVMTVAQVDEMVALIRHCLDLTYADLQQRGWV; encoded by the coding sequence ATGCATCCCTTCACCGACCACAAGGCGCTCGGCGAGAAGGGCGCGCGCGTGATGGTGCGCGGCGACGGCATCTATCTGTGGGATTCGCAAGGCAAGAAAATATTGGACGGCATGTCCGGCCTGTGGTGCGTCAACGTCGGCTACGGCCGCACCTCGATTTCGGAGGCGGTGTACCGGCAGATGGAGACGCTGCCTTTTTATAACAGCTTCTTCAATACCACCAACCTGCCGGCAGTGCAGTTGGCGACCAAGCTGGCGCAGATCTCGCCGCCGCAGTTCAACCATGTGTACTTCACCGGTTCCGGCTCGGAAGGCAACGACACCAATCTGCGTATGGTGCGCCGCTATTGGGACGTACTCGGTTACAAGGAGCGCCATACCATCATCAGCCGCCATAACGCCTATCATGGCAGCACCGTGGCGGGCGCCTCGCTGGGCGGGATGGACGGTATGCACGCGCAGGGCGGTTTGCCGATTCCGGGTGTGGTGCATATCGGCCAGCCGAATTATCTGGAAGCGGGACGCGGCATGAGCGAGGATGAATTCGGCATCGAAGCGGCATCGTGGCTGGAGAAAAAAATCCTTGAAGTCGGCGCCGATAAGGTCGCCGCATTTATCGGCGAACCAGTGCAAGGCGCGGGCGGCGTGATCATTCCACCGGCGACCTACTGGCCGGAGATCCAGCGCATCTGCGACAAGTACGGCATCTTGCTGATTGCCGACGAAGTCATCTGCGGCTTTGGGCGGCTGGGAAAATGGTTTGCGTCTGAGCTGTTCGGCATCAAGCCTGACCTCATCACTTTTGCCAAGGGCGTGACCTCCGGCTATGTGCCGCTGGGCGGCGTGCTGGTAGGCGACCGGGTCGCCAAGGTGCTGATTGAACAGGGCGGCGAGTTCAATCACGGCTTTACCTATTCGGGGCATCCGGTGGCCTGCGCCGCAGCGCTGGAAAACATCCGCATCCTCGAAGAAGAAAAGCTGGTCGAGCGCGTAGCAAATGAAACCGGGCCTTATCTGAAAAGGCGCTTTGCCGAATTGGCCGATCATCCTCTGGTCGGTTATGCGGATAGCTGCGGCTTTGTCGCAGGCCTCAATCTGGTGCGCAGCAAGGGTGCAACCGTGCACGATAACGTGGCGTTCGACGACAGCCTGGCAGTCGGCATGGTGTGCCGTGGCTATATGTTCAACAACGGCATGATCATGCGCGCGGTGGGGGACCGCATGATTATCGCGCCGCCGCTGGTGATGACGGTGGCGCAGGTCGATGAAATGGTGGCGTTGATACGCCATTGCCTGGATCTGACTTACGCCGATCTGCAGCAGCGCGGCTGGGTATGA
- a CDS encoding glutamine synthetase family protein yields MAIRENFTYTDMDLWLNEKHVTEIECLVPDLTGVARGKILPRGKFTQERGMRIPEAVLGMTVTGNYPTEDAGYDRAISSTDRDMVLKADPTTITMVPWASDPTAQVIHDCYFADGRLVDFAPRSVLRRVLKLYADKGWKPVVAPELEFYLTAKNVDPDLPLKPPVGRSGRAETSRQVYSIDAVNEFDPLFEDIYDYCDLMNLDVDTLIHEIGAGQMEINFLHGDPLGLADKVFFFKRTLREAALKHDMYATFMAKPMAGEPGSAMHVHQSVVDIKTGQNIFSAADGSASPLFKHYIGGLQRYMPSAMAIVAPYVNSYRRLVRHTAAPINIQWGMDNRTVGFRVPESGVNDRRVENRIIGADANPYLALAVTLACGYLGMTEQQEPTPMTVDSAYDMQVELPQGLPEALQLLRGEDKLRAVLGDRFIDVYSAIKDLEHQEFMTVISPWEREHLLLHV; encoded by the coding sequence ATGGCAATTCGCGAAAACTTTACTTACACCGACATGGACCTGTGGCTGAACGAGAAGCACGTCACCGAGATCGAATGTCTGGTGCCCGATCTGACCGGCGTAGCGCGCGGAAAAATCCTCCCGCGCGGAAAATTCACGCAGGAGCGCGGCATGCGCATCCCCGAAGCGGTGCTGGGCATGACGGTAACCGGCAACTACCCGACCGAGGACGCCGGCTATGACCGCGCCATCTCCAGCACCGACCGCGATATGGTGCTGAAGGCCGACCCCACCACCATTACCATGGTGCCTTGGGCTTCCGACCCGACCGCGCAGGTGATTCACGACTGTTATTTTGCCGATGGACGGCTGGTGGATTTTGCGCCGCGTTCAGTGCTGCGCCGCGTCCTCAAGCTGTATGCCGACAAGGGCTGGAAGCCAGTGGTGGCGCCGGAACTTGAGTTCTATCTGACGGCGAAAAACGTCGACCCCGACTTGCCGCTGAAGCCACCAGTGGGCCGCAGCGGCCGTGCTGAAACCAGCCGCCAGGTCTACAGCATCGATGCGGTCAATGAATTCGACCCGCTGTTCGAGGACATCTACGACTACTGCGATTTAATGAATCTCGACGTCGATACGCTGATCCACGAAATCGGCGCCGGTCAGATGGAGATCAACTTCCTGCATGGCGACCCGCTGGGTCTGGCCGACAAGGTGTTCTTCTTCAAGCGCACCCTGCGCGAGGCGGCGCTCAAGCATGATATGTACGCCACCTTCATGGCCAAGCCGATGGCGGGCGAGCCGGGTTCGGCGATGCATGTGCACCAGAGTGTGGTGGACATCAAGACCGGCCAGAATATTTTCAGCGCCGCAGACGGTTCGGCTTCGCCGCTATTCAAGCACTACATCGGCGGCTTGCAACGCTACATGCCGTCGGCCATGGCGATCGTCGCGCCATACGTCAACTCGTATCGCCGCCTGGTCCGTCATACCGCCGCGCCGATCAACATCCAGTGGGGCATGGACAACCGCACCGTTGGCTTCCGCGTGCCGGAATCGGGCGTCAACGACCGCCGCGTGGAAAACCGCATCATCGGCGCCGATGCCAATCCTTATCTTGCGCTGGCGGTGACGCTGGCCTGCGGCTATCTCGGCATGACTGAGCAGCAGGAGCCGACCCCGATGACGGTCGATAGCGCCTACGACATGCAGGTTGAACTGCCGCAGGGCTTGCCCGAGGCGCTGCAGCTGCTGCGCGGCGAGGACAAGCTGCGCGCCGTGCTGGGTGATCGCTTCATCGATGTGTACTCCGCCATCAAGGATCTGGAGCACCAGGAATTCATGACCGTGATTAGTCCGTGGGAGCGCGAGCACCTGCTGCTGCACGTCTGA
- a CDS encoding gamma-glutamyl-gamma-aminobutyrate hydrolase family protein: protein MKTKKRNPIVLVPACINQIGAHPYHTAQMKYVAAVADGAHCTPLIVPALGAATDFAALLALADGVMLTGSPSNVHAGLYGEDVLDTSLPQDAARDATTLPLIRAALERGLPLLAICRGFQEVNVALGGTLHQAVHALDGMADHRERKEQTLDQQYAVAHRVLLDPGGRLTHILGGAAEIMVNSLHGQGINRLAPGLAVEARADDGLVEAYRVDAAAGFTLAVQWHPEWKLQDNPDSMKIFAAFGEACNTYHHHR from the coding sequence ATGAAAACTAAAAAACGTAATCCAATCGTTCTGGTTCCCGCTTGTATCAACCAGATCGGCGCCCACCCGTATCACACGGCGCAAATGAAATATGTGGCCGCCGTCGCCGACGGCGCCCACTGCACACCCTTGATTGTGCCGGCGCTCGGCGCGGCCACCGATTTCGCCGCGTTGCTGGCGCTGGCAGATGGTGTGATGCTGACCGGCTCTCCCTCCAATGTGCACGCCGGCCTGTATGGCGAAGACGTGCTTGATACGTCGCTGCCGCAGGATGCTGCGCGTGACGCCACCACGCTGCCGTTGATACGCGCTGCGCTGGAGCGCGGCCTGCCTTTGCTGGCGATCTGCCGCGGCTTTCAGGAAGTGAACGTCGCGCTGGGGGGGACGCTGCATCAGGCGGTGCATGCGCTCGACGGCATGGCCGACCATCGCGAGCGCAAAGAACAAACGCTGGACCAGCAATACGCCGTCGCCCACCGCGTGCTGCTGGATCCCGGGGGGCGCCTGACCCACATCCTCGGCGGCGCCGCCGAGATCATGGTGAATTCGCTGCATGGGCAGGGCATCAATCGCCTGGCACCGGGACTCGCGGTAGAAGCGCGCGCCGACGACGGCCTGGTAGAAGCCTATCGCGTCGACGCCGCCGCCGGATTTACGCTTGCCGTGCAGTGGCATCCGGAGTGGAAGTTGCAAGACAATCCGGACTCCATGAAAATATTCGCGGCCTTTGGCGAGGCCTGCAACACCTATCACCACCACCGATAA
- a CDS encoding PLP-dependent aminotransferase family protein, translating to MSPISDLLAHALAQPDFHPRLPQQRRLYEAAKEAIYQQLLGAGSKLPSSRDLARDLGIARNTVIAAFEQLAAEGYVTSTLGSGTFVADLQAHSASMRGVGSAPHNARPTPRNAVPAQPTAPLSRRGQELTAFAAGPRYEIQPFAPGDADFSSFPFKLWQRLQNRVWREARADLLDYGQSGGYLPLRQAITEYLRISRSVKVQVEQVMITSGTQQSLDLCAQLLADVGDTAWVEDPCYWGARRVFQARELKLHPITVDSDGMALEEADLATTPRLIYVTPSHQYPTGAVMSLARRRELLDVAVRKGAWIMEDDYDSEFRYTGRPLAALQGLDHDDRVLYMGTFSKVLYPGIKIGYLVVPPALIDGFKSALYDLQRPGQLMVQAALADFIALGHFTTHIRKIRQTYGARRELLRRTLVQQLGPQLNQTVTISSEESGLHLVVELPDRVDDVALEKLAAESGIQVKALSRYYLAPPTRKGLLVGYAYCTPEKISYYGRLLAAVIQSGVR from the coding sequence ATGTCGCCGATTTCCGACCTTTTGGCTCACGCACTGGCGCAGCCCGACTTCCATCCGCGCCTGCCGCAACAGCGCCGCCTGTACGAGGCCGCCAAAGAAGCGATCTACCAGCAGCTGCTCGGCGCGGGCAGCAAACTGCCGTCCAGCCGTGATCTGGCGCGGGATCTGGGGATAGCCCGCAACACCGTCATTGCGGCGTTCGAGCAGCTGGCGGCGGAAGGTTATGTCACCAGCACGCTGGGCAGCGGCACGTTCGTCGCCGACCTGCAGGCCCACAGCGCCAGTATGCGCGGTGTTGGTTCGGCGCCACACAACGCCAGGCCGACGCCACGCAACGCCGTCCCGGCGCAGCCCACCGCACCGTTGTCGCGTCGCGGTCAGGAGCTGACAGCCTTTGCCGCCGGCCCGCGCTACGAGATCCAGCCTTTCGCGCCGGGCGATGCGGACTTTTCGTCATTTCCCTTCAAGCTGTGGCAGCGGCTACAAAACCGCGTCTGGCGCGAAGCCCGCGCCGACCTGCTGGACTACGGCCAGTCCGGCGGCTATCTGCCGCTGCGTCAGGCCATCACCGAATACCTGCGCATCTCGCGCTCGGTCAAGGTGCAAGTGGAACAGGTGATGATCACCAGCGGCACCCAGCAGTCGCTCGACTTGTGCGCCCAGTTGCTGGCCGACGTAGGCGACACGGCCTGGGTCGAAGATCCCTGCTACTGGGGCGCGCGCCGCGTATTTCAGGCCCGGGAACTGAAGCTGCATCCGATTACCGTCGATAGCGACGGCATGGCGCTGGAGGAGGCCGATCTGGCCACCACGCCGCGCCTGATCTACGTCACCCCATCGCATCAGTATCCCACCGGCGCGGTCATGAGCCTGGCGCGGCGCCGCGAATTGCTCGATGTCGCCGTGCGCAAGGGGGCCTGGATCATGGAGGATGATTACGATAGCGAATTCCGCTACACCGGCCGGCCGCTGGCAGCGCTGCAGGGCTTGGACCACGACGACCGCGTGCTCTACATGGGCACCTTCTCGAAGGTGCTCTACCCCGGCATCAAGATCGGATATCTGGTAGTGCCGCCGGCGCTGATCGATGGCTTTAAAAGCGCCCTGTACGACTTGCAGCGCCCCGGCCAGTTGATGGTGCAGGCGGCGCTGGCGGACTTCATCGCGCTCGGTCATTTCACCACCCACATCCGCAAGATACGCCAAACCTACGGCGCCCGCCGCGAACTGCTGCGCCGCACGCTGGTGCAGCAATTGGGCCCGCAGCTGAACCAGACCGTGACCATCTCCAGCGAGGAATCCGGCCTGCACCTGGTGGTGGAACTGCCCGACCGGGTGGACGACGTGGCGCTGGAAAAGCTGGCCGCCGAATCCGGCATCCAGGTCAAGGCGCTGTCGCGCTACTACCTGGCACCGCCCACCAGAAAAGGCCTGCTGGTCGGCTACGCCTACTGTACCCCCGAGAAGATCAGCTATTACGGCCGGCTGCTGGCGGCGGTGATCCAGTCGGGAGTACGCTGA
- a CDS encoding MFS transporter, which translates to MKTMAWRDFSALVASIGVVGLGLGATIPLTALTLDRRGIGADIIGLITAASAFGILAAAPFVSRWVASHGPRASMVAAILAGALSTALMEATDSLLLWGLLRFIFGAAMGVLFTIGEAWVNRLAPAAARGRVVAMYTTSFTLFQLIGPALVAAMESKVAWPFAACGALFLLALPGMALIADSRHADDDQPHVAWQQVLPRMPMIVMGAAFFALFDTLALSLLPVYALRQGMLAELALLSASVVLIGDTALQFVFGWLADRVGRRKVHTGCGIAVCLLLPLLPFAAGIAWLWWTLLLLLGACAGAIYMLSLVACGARFQGQSLVAASAVVNASWGVASSGGPLLGGVLMQNVGINALPAVLWCGAAIFVASAWWEYRQGYVG; encoded by the coding sequence ATGAAAACCATGGCATGGCGCGACTTCAGCGCACTGGTGGCCAGCATCGGCGTGGTGGGACTGGGACTGGGCGCGACCATTCCGCTGACCGCGCTGACGCTGGACCGGCGCGGCATCGGCGCCGACATCATCGGCCTGATCACCGCCGCCAGCGCCTTCGGCATTCTGGCGGCGGCGCCCTTTGTATCGCGCTGGGTGGCCAGCCATGGACCGCGCGCCAGCATGGTCGCCGCCATCCTCGCCGGTGCCCTGTCGACCGCCTTGATGGAGGCCACCGACTCCCTGCTGCTATGGGGCCTGCTGCGCTTCATCTTCGGCGCCGCCATGGGCGTGCTATTCACCATCGGCGAGGCCTGGGTCAACCGGCTGGCGCCGGCCGCTGCACGCGGACGGGTGGTGGCCATGTATACCACCAGTTTCACCCTGTTCCAGCTGATCGGCCCGGCGCTGGTGGCCGCCATGGAAAGCAAAGTGGCGTGGCCGTTCGCCGCCTGCGGCGCCTTGTTCCTGTTGGCGCTACCCGGCATGGCATTGATTGCCGACAGCCGCCATGCCGACGACGACCAGCCGCACGTGGCATGGCAGCAGGTGCTGCCACGCATGCCGATGATCGTGATGGGCGCCGCTTTCTTCGCCTTGTTCGATACGCTGGCACTCAGCCTGCTGCCGGTGTACGCGCTGCGTCAGGGCATGCTGGCCGAACTGGCGCTGCTGTCGGCCAGTGTGGTGCTGATCGGCGACACCGCGCTGCAATTCGTGTTCGGCTGGCTGGCCGACCGCGTCGGACGGCGCAAGGTGCACACCGGCTGCGGCATCGCGGTCTGCCTGCTACTGCCGCTGCTGCCGTTTGCCGCCGGCATCGCATGGCTGTGGTGGACGCTGCTGCTGCTGCTGGGCGCCTGCGCCGGCGCCATCTACATGTTGTCGCTGGTGGCGTGCGGCGCGCGTTTCCAGGGCCAGTCCTTGGTCGCCGCCAGCGCCGTGGTCAACGCCAGTTGGGGTGTCGCCAGCAGCGGCGGCCCCTTGCTGGGCGGGGTGCTGATGCAAAACGTCGGCATCAATGCGCTACCGGCGGTGTTGTGGTGCGGCGCCGCCATCTTCGTGGCAAGCGCCTGGTGGGAATATCGCCAGGGCTACGTGGGCTGA
- a CDS encoding 4-aminobutyrate--2-oxoglutarate transaminase gives MNNAELQQRKDAATPRGVGVMCQFYAERALNAEIWDVEGRRYIDFAAGIAVLNTGHRHPKIMAAIEQQLGKFTHTCYQVVPYASYVELAERINALTPGSHAKKTAFFSSGAEAVENAIKIARAATGRSAVIAFAGGFHGRTMMGMALTGKVAPYKIGFGPFPAEIYHAPFPLPLHGVSTEDALNAVHTLFKADVDPQRVAAIILEPVQGEGGFYAAPPAFMQALRALCDQHGILLIADEIQTGFARTGKLFAMQHYDVVPDLMTIAKSLAGGMPLSAVCGRAEIMDAPAPGGLGGTYAGNPLAIAAAHAVIDVIDEEQLCQRATLLGDRLKERVHGLRRAVPQIAEVRGLGAMVAVEFHHAASGEPDAVFTKQVQAAALQQGLLLLTCGVHGNVIRFLFPLTIQDAVMDEALDILEAVLRSSAAAAAAAPV, from the coding sequence ATGAACAATGCAGAACTCCAACAACGTAAAGATGCAGCCACGCCACGCGGCGTCGGCGTAATGTGCCAGTTCTACGCCGAACGCGCCCTCAACGCCGAAATTTGGGATGTCGAGGGCCGCCGCTATATCGATTTCGCGGCCGGCATCGCGGTACTCAATACCGGCCACCGTCATCCAAAAATCATGGCGGCGATCGAGCAGCAGCTGGGCAAATTTACCCACACCTGCTATCAGGTTGTGCCGTATGCGAGTTACGTCGAACTGGCGGAGCGCATCAACGCGCTGACGCCGGGCAGCCACGCCAAGAAGACCGCCTTCTTCTCGAGCGGTGCCGAGGCAGTGGAAAACGCCATCAAGATCGCGCGCGCCGCCACCGGTCGCAGCGCGGTCATCGCTTTCGCCGGCGGCTTCCACGGCCGCACCATGATGGGCATGGCGCTGACCGGCAAGGTGGCGCCCTACAAGATCGGCTTCGGCCCGTTCCCGGCCGAGATTTACCACGCGCCGTTCCCGCTGCCGCTGCATGGTGTCAGCACCGAAGATGCGCTGAATGCAGTCCACACGCTATTTAAGGCCGACGTCGATCCGCAACGGGTGGCGGCCATCATCCTTGAGCCGGTGCAGGGCGAAGGCGGCTTCTATGCGGCGCCGCCGGCCTTCATGCAAGCGCTGCGCGCGCTATGCGACCAGCATGGCATCTTGCTGATCGCCGATGAAATCCAAACCGGCTTTGCCCGCACCGGCAAGCTGTTCGCCATGCAGCACTACGACGTGGTGCCGGATCTGATGACCATCGCAAAAAGTCTGGCCGGCGGCATGCCGCTGTCCGCCGTGTGCGGCCGCGCCGAAATCATGGATGCGCCGGCGCCGGGTGGACTGGGCGGCACCTACGCCGGCAATCCGCTGGCCATCGCCGCCGCCCACGCGGTGATCGACGTGATCGACGAGGAACAGCTGTGCCAACGTGCTACGCTGCTGGGGGACCGTCTCAAGGAGCGCGTGCATGGCCTGCGCCGCGCAGTGCCGCAAATCGCCGAAGTGCGCGGACTGGGCGCCATGGTCGCGGTGGAATTCCACCACGCCGCCAGCGGCGAGCCGGATGCGGTGTTTACCAAGCAGGTACAAGCCGCCGCGCTGCAACAGGGCTTGCTGCTGCTGACCTGCGGCGTACACGGTAACGTCATCCGCTTCCTGTTCCCGCTGACCATCCAGGATGCGGTAATGGACGAAGCGCTCGATATACTCGAGGCGGTATTGCGCAGCAGCGCCGCGGCTGCGGCTGCGGCTCCAGTTTAA
- the gabD gene encoding NADP-dependent succinate-semialdehyde dehydrogenase encodes MLNLKDPSLLRQQCYINGGWHNAANGGSIAVTNPANGAQLGSVPRMGAAETADAIAAANAAWPAWRKRSAKERAALLRKWHNLMLENADDLALIMTAEQGKPLAEAKGEIAYAASFIEWFAEEGKRVAGDTLASPWPDRRIVVVKEPIGVCAAITPWNFPAAMITRKVGPALAAGCPIVVKPAELTPLSALALAVLAERAGIPAGVFNVLTGDARAIGGEMTANPTVRKLSFTGSTAVGRTLMQQCAPTIKKLSLELGGNAPFIVFDDADLDAAVEGAIASKYRNAGQTCVCANRLYVQDGVYEAFAAKLVAAVAKLKVGDGVEAGVTQGPLIEEKAVLKVEQHIADALSKGGRLLAGGQRHALGHGFFQPTVIADVSADMLVASEETFGPLAPLFRFHSDEEVLALANDTEFGLAAYFYSRDIGRIWRVAEGLESGMVGVNTGLISNEIAPFGGVKQSGLGREGSSYGIDDYLVIKYICMGGV; translated from the coding sequence ATGCTGAACTTAAAAGATCCATCCCTGCTGCGCCAGCAGTGCTACATCAACGGCGGCTGGCACAACGCCGCCAATGGCGGCAGCATCGCCGTCACCAACCCAGCCAACGGCGCGCAGCTGGGCAGCGTACCGCGCATGGGCGCCGCCGAAACCGCGGACGCCATCGCCGCCGCCAATGCGGCCTGGCCGGCGTGGCGCAAGCGCAGCGCCAAGGAGCGCGCCGCCTTGCTGCGCAAGTGGCATAACCTGATGTTAGAGAACGCCGACGACCTGGCGCTGATCATGACGGCGGAACAAGGCAAGCCGCTGGCCGAAGCCAAAGGCGAAATCGCCTACGCCGCCTCCTTCATCGAATGGTTTGCCGAGGAGGGAAAACGTGTGGCCGGTGACACCCTGGCCTCGCCATGGCCGGATCGGCGCATCGTGGTCGTGAAAGAGCCGATCGGCGTCTGTGCCGCCATCACGCCGTGGAACTTCCCGGCGGCGATGATCACCCGCAAGGTCGGGCCGGCGCTGGCAGCTGGCTGCCCGATCGTGGTGAAGCCGGCGGAATTGACACCGCTCTCCGCGCTGGCGCTGGCGGTACTGGCTGAACGCGCCGGCATCCCGGCCGGTGTGTTCAATGTGCTGACCGGCGACGCGCGCGCCATCGGTGGCGAGATGACCGCCAACCCCACGGTACGCAAGCTGAGTTTCACCGGTTCCACGGCGGTCGGCCGCACACTGATGCAACAGTGCGCACCAACCATCAAGAAGCTGTCGCTGGAACTGGGCGGCAACGCCCCCTTCATCGTGTTCGACGACGCCGATCTGGATGCCGCGGTGGAAGGCGCCATCGCTTCCAAGTACCGCAACGCCGGCCAAACCTGCGTCTGCGCCAACCGGCTGTATGTGCAGGATGGCGTGTATGAAGCATTTGCCGCCAAACTGGTGGCGGCAGTGGCAAAGCTCAAGGTAGGCGACGGCGTTGAAGCAGGCGTCACGCAAGGCCCGCTGATCGAAGAAAAGGCCGTGCTCAAAGTGGAGCAGCATATTGCCGACGCCCTGTCCAAGGGCGGCCGCCTGCTGGCGGGCGGCCAGCGCCACGCGCTCGGTCACGGCTTTTTCCAGCCCACCGTCATCGCCGACGTCAGCGCCGACATGCTGGTCGCCAGCGAAGAAACCTTTGGTCCATTGGCGCCGCTGTTCCGCTTCCATAGCGACGAGGAAGTGCTGGCGCTGGCCAATGACACCGAGTTTGGACTGGCCGCCTACTTTTACTCGCGCGACATAGGCCGTATCTGGCGCGTGGCGGAAGGACTGGAGAGCGGCATGGTGGGCGTTAATACCGGCTTGATTTCCAACGAGATTGCGCCGTTCGGCGGGGTCAAGCAGTCGGGCCTCGGACGCGAGGGATCAAGCTACGGCATCGACGACTATCTGGTCATCAAATACATCTGCATGGGAGGTGTTTAA